The DNA segment TAAAATAAAAGAAGATGCTGAGATTGAAGAAATCACTTGGTTAAATCACCACGATTTAGCGAAATGTTCTCAAGTAACCAAAATAATCATGGCCTGGCTAAAATCAGAAGGCAAAATTGAATAACGGTGAGAAAAAATGCTCATACAAACGCAACGAGGCATTGGCTGATGGAGAATAATTTACCGCCGTTGCCAGAAAGCAAATTAACGGTTTTATGCCGCGTAGAGCCCGGATGTCTAGGCCCGGATGGTAAAGAATATATTGAAGGATTTTGTCGTTTTGCATTTAAAGAAATGAAGTTGGTTCTTCCCTCTTTTGTGCAGTGGCTCATCATTCCTCGCTACGATAAAACGTTGCCCGAAATTCAATACAAACTACGTGATCGTAATTTAACCACCGCGCAGGCAACAAAATTTCTGGAAATGTTCAATAAAGACACCAATGAAATTGAAAGTGATTTGGATGAGATATTGGCAGATTTGATCGAGCAATATCTTGATAAGCACTAACTAATTCCCTCAGGAATAGCATTTAACTGAAGACACTCTCATCTGCAGCCGCATGAAATGCGAACTATAATCATTATGCGTTGCTGCAAAAGGAGATCTCTATGAAAAGCGCCCTGTTTGCACTATCACTCGTGATAGCAACAAGCATGTTCTCGTCAGGTTGCTACAGTAAAGAAACAATGGATTCCCCGCCTCAAAAAGCAAATACCTCTCCTGCGACCATGAACACGACCAGTATGATGAATGTGTCGATCATGGGGTTTGCGTTTAATCCTGAAAATGTCACTGTGAAAATGGGTTCGTCTATTACCTGGACGAATCAAGATCGCGCACCACATACCATCACCAGTGACGACGGGAGTTGGGATTCAGGAAAGATCATGCAAAATGGGAAATATACTCACAAATTCGATAAAGCAGGAACTTTCACTTACTACTGTGCCGTTCACCCATCAATGAAAGGCACTATCATTGTCACACCATAAATGCCTTCGGATAACGCCGTCTTCTCTTGATTAGCCCCCTGCGACACTGGTAAAACAGTGTCGCAGCCCAAAAACAGTACACATTCATGCCTGAAAAAATTGAAGCCCCCTCAAAAGAAGAAATTGCACTTCTGGAACCATTCAGGGGGATATCATCAAACAATATTATCGTTCCAACCACTAAAGAGCAGTTTACTAAAGCCGTGGCAGATCTTTTCCGTCATCGTTTTGTTGGTTTTGATACTGAGTCCAAACCAGTATTTGTCTAGGGGCAAAAGTCTGATGGCCCACATGTCATTCAGCTAGCTACGTTAGAAAATACGTATATTTTCCAGTTACATTACCCTGAAAGCATAAAATGCATCGCACAGCTTCTCGAAACCACACAAATCATAAAAGTCGGCTTTGGGCTGAAATCTGATCGTGCACAACTGCATCGAAAATTAGGTATTACACCGAAAGCCATTCTCGATCTGGATTCGTTCTTTCGAAGCGAAGGCTATCGGAAAGATTTAGGCGTAAAAACAGCCATTGCGGTTGTGTTACACCAACGCTTTCGTAAATCTAAAAAGATCTCAACATCCAATTGGGCTCGGGAACAACTGACCCCCGAACAACTAAGTTATGCCGCAAATGACGCTTATGCTGCCATTAAGGTATTTCATGCGTTGAACAAACCCGAATCAGCATTTCCTATTGTCGATTTGACCTAGTCAGTAGATATCCACTGGCATCTATTGGTGCCAGAAAAATTTATTGCGCATTCCGGTCAATGAAGTTTGCCAGAATGTGACAGAATTGATATTTTTACCTGTAATTCACATTCAAATGTGCCTTGTCTGGACAGCGTCTGGCCATCCAGGCGCACGCTCCCGGATTAGTAATGAAATTACTGGCAAACGTTCTTCTGGCGATAATCTGTTTCTTTGTTTCTCCGTTATATGCCGCAAACCCCTTCCCTGATCCAAATACCGTGCAATGGTGGCAATCGGCATATCGTTATTCGCAAAAAGGCTGGATCAACCTGCATATTGAAGGTGCACCCTACGAACGGGGGCTCCAGCATGGCCGACTACTTGCCCCTGAAATTGCTGATTATGCACAAGCACTGGCTAAATTTACTGATCCGGAAGCACCAGTTAAAACATGGGAAAAAACTCGACGCGTAGTCAATATCTTGTTTCTGAATGGCTTTACGCAAGAGCAGCAAACAGAGATGAAAGGTATCGCTGATGGGGCTTCCGCCGCTGGAGCCCGATTTAATAACCGCCCATTAGATGTTACCGATATCGCGATTCTCAATTTATCTAATGAACTGGATGAACTGGAAGATGCATTAGCTATCACACCTGTCAGCGAACAAAACAAACCTTCTGCAAAAGTATCCCAATCGGCATCCGTACGTAAATTTGGTGGCCCGATTCGTTGCAATGCTTTTGCTGCTGTGGGGCCAGCCACTAAAGATGGCAAGATCGTGTTTGGCCACATCACCATGTTCTCTCTTTATCCGGCTACGTTTTATAACGTATGGGTGGATGTAAAACCCAGCAAAGGCCATCATTTCGTTATGCAAACTACCCCAGGCGGCATCCAAAGTGGTATGGATTATTCAATTAATGATGCCGGCATTATGCTCAGTGAAACATCAGTCAATCAGACAAAATTTGATTCTAAAGGTATTCCTCTTGCAGCAAGAATCAGACAAGCACAGCAATATGCCAGTAGTATTGAAGAAGCTACCGCAATATTAACAAATAAAAATAATGGGTTAGCGACTGCCGAATGGATTTTGGCTGATGTTAAACGCAATGAAATCGCTTTGCTTACGCTGGGAACACATAAAAGCAAACTCTACCGCAGCAGTAAAAAGGAATGGATTGCCGGTGCCGAAGGATTTTACTGGAGCAACAACAATACAAAAGATCTGGATATACGATTAGAAACGATATCCAGCGTTAATGATCGCCCCTCTCCAGTTGCAGCCTTTAAGCCTGAGCAGCGCGATGGTGTTTGGCTGAAAATGTATGATCAGTACAAAGGCAAGATTGATGCTGACTTTGCGCATAAGCTTTTGACCACACCAGAAATCGTAGTATCAGTTGCTGTCGATGCCAAATACACCACCAGTGATATGGCGAATCAATTAACAACCTGGGCAACCTTTGGACCGCCTTTAGGTGCCGTGCGTTATCCATCCACTGATGATCAGCATGATTTTCCGAATATAAAACCATTGATCAGTAATCCGTGGACCATATTGCATTCCGATACACCACCTAAGACTGCAACGACATTAACTAACGCCATCGACCTGCATAACCCGAAAAATCCAGTGTTGCCACCTCCGGCACCGGAAATGTCTGAACCTGATACTAAACCTGCATGGCACGGTACATTACTGCCTAAAACAGATGCCGATATCTGGTTAACCACCGCGTTTGCTAACTACGAACGGATCGTTGCTCTTGAAAAAACCTGGCGGCATCAGAAACAAGATCAACAACTGACGAAAAATGAGCAAAATCATTTAGATGTGAAATTATTCTATTATCGTTCACTGTATGATTTGAGTGCACGCGCAGGGCTTGATTTTCCTTTAGCTGAAACAAAAATGAATTTTCGTGACGATAAATGGTATGACATAGTCGCAGGCAAAGGCGTATTACTGCTCGCTAATTTGCGTAACCAGTTAGGTAAAGACGATTTCGACCGATTGATGGACAAGTTTGGTCGGGCGCAGGCGGGAAAAGAAGTTTCAACCGCACAATTTCAAACCTATTTAGAAAACGAGACCCACAAAAATTTATCCTCTTTTTTTGATCTCTGGATAAAAAACAAAGGGTTGCCTAATGCTAGTGGTTCACCGTTTGCTATTTTTACCTTTGACTCAGAATTAGATCATTCTTTAATTGTCTATGGCACACAAGATGATCAGGAAGCTAACCAGGAAGCAGCTAAGAATCTGCAGCAAGCGCTGAAACGCCGTAAACATAATGCGTTTGTTCCAATTAAGGCTGACACTGAAATCAGTGAAGAAGATCTGAAATCGCATCATTTGGTGTTGATTGGTGGCCCTTATAGTAATCGTGTATTAGCGCGCTTTAACAAAGAATTCCCCGTAACCTTTGGTGCAGCCTCATTTCAAGCGAATGGACATACTTATGCTCACCCAGAAAGTGGCTTAGTCATGGCTGGCGACAATCCGCAAAATCGTCGCTTCTCACTGGTTGCTGTTGCCGGTTTAAGTGCATTGGCAACGCTCAGTATTACCCAGGAATTTGCTGAAGGTACATTACCTAATGCACCTGTCGTGTTATTACCAAACAATCAGGCGACTGTTGAATACGTAGCACCTGCTTCATTGTAATAAACCATGCTATTCAACTAATGTTGGATAGAGTTTGGCGGCAATAAATATAAAAACAATAAACACCGCACTGAGTACAGAAAAATTCAGAAACAAGCTATGCGAGCCTTGTGTACCGTCGATCATAAGCATACGTAATGCATCAACCAGGTAAGTCAGCGGGTTGATACTCGCGATAGCTCTGAGCCAATCCGGCATCAAAGATAAAGGATAGATCGCATTACTCGCAAAAAAGAGCGGCATAGTCAGCACTTGTCCTATCCCCATGAATCGCTCCCGCGTTTTGACGACACAAGCAATAATTAACGAGAATGTTGAAAAAACAGCTGAGCCAAGTACTACACCTGAGAGCACACCCACTATTGCGATGGGGTCATAGCGAATAGGAATATTCATTATAAACGCAATCAGATAGATGATCGCAGCCTGAACCATGCCTCTGACACCTGCTGATATCGCCTTACCAAATACCAGCGCACCTCGCGGACTTGGGCTAACCAGCAGTTTATGAATAACCCCAAGATCACGCTCCCAAATAACAGCGATGCCATAGAAAATAGCGGCAAATAGTACACTTTGTGCCAATATGCCTGGTGTCATAAAGGCCAGATAACTGACGTTGCCAATAGTAATACCACGCACCCGACTAAAAACCTGCCCGAATACGGCTAACCATAATGCTGGCTGTATCGCCCGAGAAAACAACTCAGTGGGATCACGAAACAGTTTTCTCAGCTCCATTTCCGCAATCGCAAAACTAGCAGTGATAAAGTCCATAAATCTGTTCATCCCAGTCGTTTCGCTGTCAGACGTGTTTGTTTGGCGTTACGATATCCACCGCTTTCCTCAATATCCCCCTCACTAAAATGAGCAAATACATCTGTCATGGTCGCTTCCGGGCTCACGGCAGCTTTAAGCTTTGCGGGTGTATCACAGGCCGCTAATTTTCCCTGATGCAAGATGGCAACAATGTCACAAAGTTCATCCACTTCATCCATAAAATGAGTGGTCATCAAAATTGTCATGCCATATTCGTGATTTAACGCCTGTAGCCGCTCCCAGACACTCAAACAAGCCATTGGGTCTAAGCCTATCGTTGGCTCATCAAGAAATAATATTTCTGGACGATGTAGCATGGCTTGTGCAATTTCCAGTCGTCGGATCATGCCGCCGGAGTATTTCTTGACGAGCTGATCAGCATGATCAGTTAACCCCATATAATGCAAGGCTTCTGCTATCCGAGGTTTCTGCTCAGTGCGAGGAATACCGTATAATTTGGCAGATAAGGTGAGATTTTCGAACCCAGTCAATGCCCCATCAGCAGAAAGTAATTGCGGGACATAACCAATCCGTTTTCGGACCTCAGAGGGCGCGTGGACGATATCAAAACCAGCGACACGAGCTGTGCCGTCAGAAGGTTTAAGTAATGTAGTTAACATTTTGATGAGTGTGCTTTTGCCGGCACCATTCGGCCCTAACAAGCCAAATATCCCACCATACGGCACAGCAAGATCAACCCGATCCACTGCCGTGAAAATATTAAATCGGCGTGTTAATTGGCTCGTCTCAATTGCATAAGAACTTGCAATATACTGAGAGGTGTCTGGCTTACTATTCATCCGCCCCACCACAGTTCAATTTTATCTAACACTATAATTATTATAGTAGTTCATAAATTTGAACTTTAGGCGGTCTATCTATTCGGACAGCCGGTTTCCACTGTCCAAAATCTTCCAATTGTTATTCTTGTTCAATATTCTCAGTGTTCTTTTTGCGCGCACGTTTTACCACTGCAGCTCCTTTTACTGCCGGTGCCAATGCAGCTGTCACGGCTTCGCCATGTTTCACCAGATGAATGGCCAGGTCTTCCGTCTGTTTCTCGGTTAACTCCAGACCTGAAGATTCGATAATAGGCATTACCTTTTCCGCTGCGTCCAGCATCAGATCGTAGGCTTTAGCTGCCAGCTCATCAGTGGTGCGCATCTTTTCTTCCCCTTTTGAATTCAGTACGACAAATTCAATTTTGATCATGATTTTTCTCCAGCATTAAGCCGATGGATTTTAGGTATAAATTTTTAGTCACAAGATATACTGTATATATATACACTATTAATATCAAATTTGCATCATTATCTCCTTTTGTGATTTTTCTCATAGATTTCAGCTGTAACAAAGAATGTAACCGGTTTCTTTAGTAGGCTGAGTTATAAATGATTGAGCGAATGGAGTTCCAAAATAATGTCAAAAACGCAGCGCGAATTAATGGTGGCTGGCGAATATTATAATGCGGCAGATCCTGAACTTTCGGATGCGCGTCATGCATCAGCAGATCTGCAATTTAAGATCAACAGCACGTTGCCTTCAGATAAAACACAAATGACGCTGCTGTTTCGTCAATTGATTGGTTCTTATGGCGATAGTTTCTATATCACACCACCATTTCATTGTGATTATGGTTTTAACATCACGCTTGGTGAACGTTTCTATGCCAATTTCGGTTGTACTATTCTGGATGTGGCGCCGGTAACCATTGGTGATGACGTGATGTTTGGCCCCTCCGTGCAGGTCGTAACAGCCACTCATCCGCTTGACTCCACCGCCCGTATCAGCGGTTTGGAATATGCGAAACCGATCAAAATTGGTTCCAAAACATGGTTGGGGGCTGGTGTCATTGTTTGCCCCGGCGTCACGATTGGCGAAGGCTGCGTGATCGGTGCCGGCAGCGTGGTTGTTAAAGATATTCCAGACTATTCCATTGCCGTGGGCAATCCATGCAGAGTGATCAAATCGACCACCTAATTTCCTTACAGTACACGTTTAATCAACTTTACAGAGCTATTCCGCAACACTAAGCGCGGAGACAGGATCAGATGATGTGTGTCATTTTCGAGTTCATTATGCTCGATTAAACGCATCATCTCCTGAAACCCTAAACGGCCAATTTCTTTAATAGGTTGCGCGACACTGCTGATGTTCATAACCTGCGCAATCAGTATGTTATCAAATCCAACCACCAGCACATCTTCCGGCACGCGATAACCTCGTGACTGCAATACCTCAATGACCAACTGAGCCGAAACGTCGTTAAATACGAAAATAGCAGAAAACGGTAATACTGCATGCTGATCGAGATATGCGCTAAATCGGGCTGATAATTCTGGAGCGGAGACATCCGGCGTATCAATAATGCGTTCTGCCGGTAATGGGATACGTAAGTCGGATAATTTGTTGCGGAAACCGGTGAATTTTTGCTCTGCTTCATCAGCAGGCCCTAAATATCCGATTTGGGTGTGTCCCATGCTGCTTAAATGTTCGGCGACTTGCGCACCACCTTCCGCATGATCAACGGCAACACTGGTTAGTTCAGGATGAAGTTGTGTCAATGACACCACGGGGAATGGTTGCTGATTCAGCAATGCAATATGTTCAGGTTTGCTTGAGCTGGGCACGATGAACAGGCCATCAATCTTTTGTTGTTTACAGATATTCAAAAGCGAGAGTTCACGCTGCATTTCACCGCGTGAGTTATAAACCAACAACGAACGACCAAGATATTGCACTTCCTGTTCAACAATATCTAACAGTTCAGAAAAATACGGGTTAGAGAGTGTGGGCAGAATGATAGCGAACAGCCCCTGCGGTTTTACTTCCGTCCGGCGAGGTTTTAGCGGTTGTTTCACATAGACATAGTCCAGTTCTTTTACAATTGCCCGAACACGGTCTGCCGTCTCTTCTGATACTTTGCCTTTGTTATTCAGAACTCTGGAAATGGTGGCAATCGATACCCCTGCCAGCTCTGCAACATCTCTTATTGTCGTCATAATTCTGTGCCACTGCTGTTTTATCTGATAGTACGTAATATGCCAAAGCAACGTCACTCGTTTCTTCGTTTTATCAGCATATTACGTACTGTGCGATCACATTGTTGCCAGCATTTTCGCTACCTGCGGCGACTTTTTCTGTTGTAATAAACTTAGACCTGTTTTGGTATCAAATAGATGCACATGCTCCAGCTGGAAACTGACCGGCATGGTTTTGCCACGTGGAATGATATGCCCACCATCTGTCACAACAACAACCTGATCTTCACCAGCATACTGGGTATAGGCAAAGGTTGTACCGCCCAATGCTTCAACCACATCGACTTTCAGTGAAATACCGACATCCCCCGTCATCTCGACCAGCAGGTGTTCAGGTCGAATACCGAGCAGCAACACATCACCTGCTGTAACAGGATGATCTGTCTGCAAACTAAACTCTT comes from the uncultured Tolumonas sp. genome and includes:
- a CDS encoding cupredoxin family copper-binding protein, whose translation is MKSALFALSLVIATSMFSSGCYSKETMDSPPQKANTSPATMNTTSMMNVSIMGFAFNPENVTVKMGSSITWTNQDRAPHTITSDDGSWDSGKIMQNGKYTHKFDKAGTFTYYCAVHPSMKGTIIVTP
- a CDS encoding C45 family autoproteolytic acyltransferase/hydolase; translation: MKLLANVLLAIICFFVSPLYAANPFPDPNTVQWWQSAYRYSQKGWINLHIEGAPYERGLQHGRLLAPEIADYAQALAKFTDPEAPVKTWEKTRRVVNILFLNGFTQEQQTEMKGIADGASAAGARFNNRPLDVTDIAILNLSNELDELEDALAITPVSEQNKPSAKVSQSASVRKFGGPIRCNAFAAVGPATKDGKIVFGHITMFSLYPATFYNVWVDVKPSKGHHFVMQTTPGGIQSGMDYSINDAGIMLSETSVNQTKFDSKGIPLAARIRQAQQYASSIEEATAILTNKNNGLATAEWILADVKRNEIALLTLGTHKSKLYRSSKKEWIAGAEGFYWSNNNTKDLDIRLETISSVNDRPSPVAAFKPEQRDGVWLKMYDQYKGKIDADFAHKLLTTPEIVVSVAVDAKYTTSDMANQLTTWATFGPPLGAVRYPSTDDQHDFPNIKPLISNPWTILHSDTPPKTATTLTNAIDLHNPKNPVLPPPAPEMSEPDTKPAWHGTLLPKTDADIWLTTAFANYERIVALEKTWRHQKQDQQLTKNEQNHLDVKLFYYRSLYDLSARAGLDFPLAETKMNFRDDKWYDIVAGKGVLLLANLRNQLGKDDFDRLMDKFGRAQAGKEVSTAQFQTYLENETHKNLSSFFDLWIKNKGLPNASGSPFAIFTFDSELDHSLIVYGTQDDQEANQEAAKNLQQALKRRKHNAFVPIKADTEISEEDLKSHHLVLIGGPYSNRVLARFNKEFPVTFGAASFQANGHTYAHPESGLVMAGDNPQNRRFSLVAVAGLSALATLSITQEFAEGTLPNAPVVLLPNNQATVEYVAPASL
- a CDS encoding ABC transporter permease, which gives rise to MDFITASFAIAEMELRKLFRDPTELFSRAIQPALWLAVFGQVFSRVRGITIGNVSYLAFMTPGILAQSVLFAAIFYGIAVIWERDLGVIHKLLVSPSPRGALVFGKAISAGVRGMVQAAIIYLIAFIMNIPIRYDPIAIVGVLSGVVLGSAVFSTFSLIIACVVKTRERFMGIGQVLTMPLFFASNAIYPLSLMPDWLRAIASINPLTYLVDALRMLMIDGTQGSHSLFLNFSVLSAVFIVFIFIAAKLYPTLVE
- a CDS encoding ATP-binding cassette domain-containing protein, whose protein sequence is MNSKPDTSQYIASSYAIETSQLTRRFNIFTAVDRVDLAVPYGGIFGLLGPNGAGKSTLIKMLTTLLKPSDGTARVAGFDIVHAPSEVRKRIGYVPQLLSADGALTGFENLTLSAKLYGIPRTEQKPRIAEALHYMGLTDHADQLVKKYSGGMIRRLEIAQAMLHRPEILFLDEPTIGLDPMACLSVWERLQALNHEYGMTILMTTHFMDEVDELCDIVAILHQGKLAACDTPAKLKAAVSPEATMTDVFAHFSEGDIEESGGYRNAKQTRLTAKRLG
- a CDS encoding YebG family protein — translated: MIKIEFVVLNSKGEEKMRTTDELAAKAYDLMLDAAEKVMPIIESSGLELTEKQTEDLAIHLVKHGEAVTAALAPAVKGAAVVKRARKKNTENIEQE
- a CDS encoding sugar O-acetyltransferase, which codes for MSKTQRELMVAGEYYNAADPELSDARHASADLQFKINSTLPSDKTQMTLLFRQLIGSYGDSFYITPPFHCDYGFNITLGERFYANFGCTILDVAPVTIGDDVMFGPSVQVVTATHPLDSTARISGLEYAKPIKIGSKTWLGAGVIVCPGVTIGEGCVIGAGSVVVKDIPDYSIAVGNPCRVIKSTT
- a CDS encoding LacI family DNA-binding transcriptional regulator — encoded protein: MTTIRDVAELAGVSIATISRVLNNKGKVSEETADRVRAIVKELDYVYVKQPLKPRRTEVKPQGLFAIILPTLSNPYFSELLDIVEQEVQYLGRSLLVYNSRGEMQRELSLLNICKQQKIDGLFIVPSSSKPEHIALLNQQPFPVVSLTQLHPELTSVAVDHAEGGAQVAEHLSSMGHTQIGYLGPADEAEQKFTGFRNKLSDLRIPLPAERIIDTPDVSAPELSARFSAYLDQHAVLPFSAIFVFNDVSAQLVIEVLQSRGYRVPEDVLVVGFDNILIAQVMNISSVAQPIKEIGRLGFQEMMRLIEHNELENDTHHLILSPRLVLRNSSVKLIKRVL